CATTTCTTACTCCCGAAATTACTATTCACAGAATTGAAAGAACGTATCCCCCAGAGGGGAAACCCGCGGAACAATAACAACTGCCCCAACGATTGTCAAGGCAGTTGTTATTGATTCGCATTTTTTATTGTAATGCGCTGAGTTTACTCAGAAACTTCTTCGGCCGTAACGGCGTCGTCAGTCTCCTCTTCCTCAGCATTAACCACTTCCTCTTCAGGTTCAGGCGTCATCAACGTCGCACTGCGGTATTTCACGATGCCGGTACCTGCCGGAATCAGACGTCCCATGATGACGTTTTCTTTCAAACCACGCAAATGGTCGACCTTACCTTCAATTGATGCCTGGGTAAGAACTTTGGTGGTCTCTTGGAACGACGCCGCCGAAATGAATGATTCCGTCGACAGAGAGGCCTTGGTAATACCCAGCATAATCGGTTCACCAACGGCCGGCTGGCCATCCTGCTCCATGATGCGGTCGTTTTCAATTTCAAAGTCGACACGCGACACTTGATCGTCAAGCAGGAAGTCTGTATCCCCCACTTCGATAATGCGGACACGACGCAACATTTGACGAACAATCGTCTCAATGTGCTTGTCATTGATGGCAACACCCTGCAAGCGATAAACCTCTTGAACTTCGTCAACCAGGTATTTAGCCAACTCTTTTTCACCAAGAACGCGCAGGATATCATGCGGATTGCGAGGACCATCCATCAAGGGCTCACCAGCCAGGACATTATCACCTTCATGCACGTTGATATGCTTACCCTTGGGAATCAGATATTCAATCGGCTCACCCACCTCCGGGGTCACGACAACCTTGCGCTTACCCTTGGAGTCCTTACCGAAGGTTACGACGCCATCAATCTCGGTGAGAACGGCAAACTCTTTGGGCTTACGTGCCTCAAACAGTTCAGCAACGCGCGGCAGACCACCGGTGATATCCTTGGTTTTGGTGGTCTCACGCGGAATCTTCGCCAGGACATCACCAGCCTGAACCAGCTCATCCTCAGGGATGATAATGTTGGCTCCGACCGGCAACATATAACGAGCAGCCAAACCATTGGGCAGCTTCACCGAACGACCCTCTTCGTCTTTCAGGGTCAGACGGGGACGTTTGTCTGTTGCCTTGGACTCAATGATAACCTTACGCGACAAACCGGTAACATCATCGACCTTTTCGTCCATGGTCACACCACTGATCACATCACCGAAGTGAACACGACCACCAACCTCAGTCAGAATCGGCATGGTGTACGGGTCCCACTCAGCGAGCAATGCTCCTGCCGTGATCTTGGTGCCCGGATCAAACATGACACGTGAACCGTAAACCAGAGCATGACGCTCCCGCTCGCGTCCGGTTTCATCGACAATGACAATTTCACCATTACGACTCATGACAACATGATGACCCTCACGGTCGACGACGGTTTTCAGGTTACTAAACTGCAACTCACCGTCAAAGCGAGCCTCAAGAGAGGTCTGCTCGGCACGACGCGAGGCCGTACCACCGATGTGGAAGGTCCGCATGGTCAGCTGGGTTCCAGGCTCACCAATGGATTGAGCCGCAATAACACCAACAGCTTCACCAAGGTTAACCATATGACCACGAGCCAGATCTCGACCATAACAGGTGGCGCAAATACCATGGCGACTCTTACAGGTCAGGACCGAACGGATATAGAGCTTCTCAATTCCGGCCTGCTCAATCTTATTGACCAGAACTTCGTCAATCTCCTGATTGGCAGCAACAATGACGTCACCGGTCACCGGATCACAGACATCCTCAAGAGCAGCACGACCAAGGATACGGTCACCCAAAGATTCGATAACCTCACCACCCTCAGTCAGAGAACTGACCAGGATACCATCAATGGTGCCACAATCCTTCTCCGTGATAATAGCATCCTGAGCAACATCAACGAGACGACGCGTCAGATATCCGGAGTTCGCGGTTTTCAGCGCGGTATCCGCCAGACCCTTACGTGCACCGTGAGTCGAGATGAAGTACTGGAGTACGGTCAGACCTTCACGGAAATTCGCTGTAATCGGTGTTTCAATGATCTCACCGGACGGCTTGGCCATCAAACCACGCATACCGGCCAACTGACGAATCTGCTGGGCACTACCACGAGCACCGGAATCGGCCATCATGTGAATGGCATTAAATGAAGACGCCTCAACGGTCTCGCCAGACTCAGACTCAAACCGATCCACAGACAGGTCACCCAACATTGTCGAAGCGATGTCCTCAGTACACTTGGCCCAGATATCGACAACCTTATTGTAGCGTTCTCCGTCAGTGATCAAACCTTCAGTGTACTGATTCTGAATTTCCGTGACTTCGGCAACAGCGGCATCAATGTAATCCTGCTTTGATTCAGGAACCACCATATTGTCGAGACAGATGGAGATACCCGCAATTGTCGAGAAACGGTAACCGGTCTGCTTAAGACGGTCCGCCAGGATAACGGTTTCCTTATTGCCAGCGAGGCGGAAGCTTGCATCAACAAGCTCAGCCACCTGCTTCTTGGTCATGACCTTATTAATGTAATCGAAAGGGATCACCCGAGGCACAACTTCGCGCAACAGCACACGACCAACAGATGTTTCAATCAACTCAGGATCCGTACCGTCAGCACGACACATCCGCACTTTTACTCCAGCCTGGAGATCGACCTCACCGGAATCATAAGCAATACGCACTTCACTCTCTGAGGCAAAAATCTTTCCGGAGCCCAGAACAAAAGGACGAATTCGCGACATGTAATAGATGCCGAGGATCATGTCCTGTGACGGTACGATAATCGGCTTACCGTTCGCAGGTGACAGGATATTGTTGGTCGACATCATCAAAACGCGCGCTTCGATCTGACTCTCGATGGACAACGGCAGGTGAACCGCCATCTGGTCACCGTCAAAGTCAGCGTTAAATGCGGTACAGACCAGCGGGTGCAACTGAATCGCCTTGCCTTCGACCAGAACAGGCTCGAAGGCCTGGATGCCGAGGCGGTGCAAGGTCGGAGCACGGTTCAACATAACCGGGTGCTCTTTAATGACCTCTTCAAGAACGTCCCAGACCTCACCCTTCTCTTTCTCAACCAGCTTTTTGGCACTCTTGATTGTGGTACAGAAACCACGCTCTTCAAGCTTGTTGTAGATAAACGGCTTGAACAGCTCCAAGGCCATTTTCTTTGGTAAACCACATTGGTGCAGCTTTAGCTCAGGGCCAACAACGATAACTGAACGTCCGGAGTAATCCACACGCTTACCCAGCAGATTCTGACGGAAACGACCACCTTTACCTTTGAGCATATCGGAGAGCGACTTGAGCGGACGTTTGTTGGGGCCGGTAATGGCCCGACCACGGCGACCGTTGTCAAACAGAGCGTCAACCGCCTCCTGCAACATCCGTTTTTCATTACGGATAATAACTTCAGGAGCACGCAGCTCCATTAAACGCTTCAAGCGGTTATTACGATTAATCACCCGTCGATACAGGTCATTAAGGTCTGAGGTTGCAAAACGTCCGCCATCCAAAGGCACCAGCGGGCGTAGCTCTGGCGGCAGCACCGGGATCGTTTCGAGAATCATCCACTCAGGACGATTGCCACTACGGGTAAACGCATTGATAACTTTGAGACGCTTGGCCACTTTTTTACGTTTGGCCTCACTGGACGACTCACGCATCTCGACACGCAACTCTTCAGCGATCTCTTCAAGGTCCAATGCTGCTAACAGCTCACGAACCGCTTCAGCACCCATGCTGGCTGTAAATTGACCTGCAAACTCATCCATCAGCTCACGATACTTGTCTTCCGTGAGTATCTGACCAACTTCGAGCTGACTGTCACCCTTATCAAGAACAACGTAGGCCTCGAAATATAGAACCTTTTCCAGTTCCTTCAAAGTCATGTCTAGCAGAGTACCGATCCGTGACGGCAACGACTTCAAAAACCAGATATGCGCAACAGGACAAGCGAGATCAATATGCGCCAGACGCTCACGACGCACCTTGCTCGGAATGACCTCGACACCGCACTTCTCACAGACAATGCCGCGGTGTTTCATGCGCTTATATTTACCGCAATTACACTCGTAGTCTTTGACCGGACCAAAGATTTTAGCGCAGAACAGACCATCGCGTTCCGGCTTAAAGGTCCGATAATTAATCGTCTCCGGCTTCTTCACCTCACCAAAGGACCGTTCGCGAATCGTCTCCGGGGAAGACAACGACAAACGGATAGTGTCAAAACTCAACGGATCTTTGGGGCGCTCAAATAAGCTGAAAATATCTTCCAAAACTCATCTCCTCAAGGGATGGCAGATTACTTTTCTTCGTCTTCCAACAGTTCCACATCGAGGCACAAGGACTGCAGCTCTTTGATCAGAACGTTAAACGACTCCGGCAGCCCTGCTTCCAGGGTATGACGACCTTTAACAATCGCTTCATACATGCGTGTCCGGCCGGCGACATCGTCGGATTTGACCGTCAGGAATTCTTGCAGAGCGTGCGACGCACCATAGGCTTCCATGGCCCAAACCTCCATCTCACCCAAACGCTGTCCACCGAATTGGGCTTTACCGCCCAACGGTTGCTGGGTCACCAGACTGTAAGGACCGATACTCCGTGCATGGATTTTATCATCAACCAAGTGGTGCAATTTCAACATGTACATGATACCAACGGTGACTTTTTCTTTGAATGCTTCACCCGTCTTACCATTATACAGTGTCATTTGCCCCGACGGAGAGAATCCGGAACGGGTAATCTGTTCTTTAATCATGGACTCGCTGACACCCTCAAAGACAGGTGTCGCCATAGGAATTCCCGGCGCCAGACGCTTAGCCAGTTTGTTGACATCCATTTCTGACAAGTCGTCAAGGAATGGATTCAATTCCTGATCATCATAAACATCCTTGATCTTCTCGCGCAGCTCATTGTGCGTGTGTTGGCGATCCAGAACTTCCTGGATCTGATTACCCAAACCACGCGCAGCCAGACCCAGATGGATCTCAAGAATCTGCCCGACATTCATACGAGAAGGAACACCCAACGGGTTCAGAACAATCTCAACCGGCGTACCGTCTTCCGAGTAGGGCATATCTTCGACAGGCAAAATCCGTGACAGAACACCTTTGTTACCGTGACGTCCGGCCATTTTATCACCCACCGACAACTTACGCTTGATGGCAATATAAATCTTAACCATCTTAATTACGCCAGGAGGCAGATCATCGCCGCGCTTAATCTTATCGATTTTGTCTGAAAAAACCCGCTTGATCAGCTCTTCGCGATCAGCCAGACCACGCATCAGCTCAGCGACACGATCCTCGATCGCTTCACCATCAACCAGAGAAATCTCCTGGAAACGCGCAACAGAAAGCGCTTCAAGCTGATCAGCCTCAAGTACGCTGTTTTTCTTCAGCAGAACTTTACCGTCATCGTCCGTGACTGATGCCGCCAGCTTATTGCCGCAAAGAAGATCAGTCAGCTTGTGGCGGGCGGATTCACGAATAATACGAATTTCATCATTCTGGTCTTTGAGCAATTTATCAATTTCATGCTGCTCAATCTTTTCGGTACGGCTGTCTTTATCAGAGCCTTTGCGTGAGAACACACGAGCGCCGATAACAACCCCTTCCACGCCAGGTGGAACCCGAAGTGACGTGTCGCGAACATCGCCGGCTTTCTCGCCAAAGATGGCACGGAGCAACTTTTCTTCGGGAGACAACTGCGTTTCACCTTTAGGCGTGATCTTACCTACCAGAATATCGCCCGGCTTGACTTCAGCACCGATGCGGATAATGCCACTCTCATCAAGATCCTTCAGTGCATCATCGCCAAGGTTTGGAATATCGTCAGTAATCTCTTCCTTGCCGAGCTTGGTATCGCGAGCAACGCACTCAAACTCCTCAATGTGAATCGAGGTATAACGGTCTTCCTTAACCAGTTTCTCGGAAATCAGGATGGAGTCCTCAAAGTTGTAACCTTCCCAAGGCATAAAGGCGACCAGGACATTTTGCCCCAGACCCAATTCACCCCACTGCGTAGAAGGGCCATCCGCGATAATCGCACCGCGCTCAACATGGTCGCCAACCTCAACAATCGGCTTCTGATTCAGGCAGGTATTCTGGTTGGAACGGATAAACTTGATCAGGTTGTAAATATCAACCCCGGTTCCCGTTTCATCGTCCTGTCCTTCATCAATGCGCACCACAATACGTGAGGCATCGACAGACTCAACCACACCGTCATGGCGGGCAACAACGGCAGCACCGGAGTCGTGGGCGACAATGCGCTCCATGCCGGTACCGACAAGAGGTGCATCAGCACGCAGCAGCGGAACAGCTTGACGCTGCATGTTCGATCCCATCAAGGCACGGTTGGCGTCATCATTCTCCAAGAAAGGAATCAGTGCTGCGGCAACTGACACCAGCTGCTTGGGAGAAACATCCATCAGCTGAATATCTTCGCGACGCAACATCATGAACTCGCCGCTTTGTCGTGCATTGATCACTTCATTGACAAAGCACCCATCATCATCCAGCTCAGCATTAGCCTGAGCAATCGCATGCCCCTCTTCCTCCAACGCGGAGAAATATTTAATCTCGCTGGTGACACGACCATCCTGAACCAAACGATACGGCGTCTCAACAAAGCCGTGCTCATTGATGCGGGCATAGGTTGACAGTGATGCAATCAAACCGATATTCGGCCCCTCAGGTGTTTCGATCGGACAGACACGGCCATAGTGAGTCGGGTGAACGTCACGTACCTCAAAACCGGCGCGCTCGCGAGTCAAACCGCCGGGTCCGAGAGCTGAAAGACGGCGTTTATGGGTGATTTCAGACAGCGGGTTGGTCTGATCCATAAACTGGGAAAGCTGTGACGAACCGAAGAACTCCTTAACCACAGCAGACACCGGCTTGGAATTGATCAGGTCGTGCGGCATCAAGCTGTCCACTTCCTGCAGACTCATGCGCTCCTTGATTGCACGCTCCATCCGTACCAAACCAACACGGTACTGATTCTCAAGCAATTCGCCAACAGCACGAACACGACGATTGCCCAAGTGGTCAATATCATCGACATGACCTTTACCATTGCGCAAATCGATCAGATAGCGGACGACTTCAAGGATATCTTCCTTGGTCAGAGTCCGGTGTTCAAGCGGCGTTTCCACACCAAGCTTATAGTTTAATTTCAAACGGCCGACAACGGACAGATCATAGCGTTCAGAATTGAAGAACAACCCTTCAAACAGCGCCGTCGCACTGCGAACCGTCGGCGGATCGCCAGGACGTAGACGACGATAGATTTCAATCATCGCATCTTCTGGATTGTTGACGGTATCCTGCAGCAGCGTATCACGCAGATACGGACCGACATACAGGTTATCAATAAACAGGACGTCAACAGAGGTAATCCCTTTTTCACGCAGCAACTGAATACCGGTTTCGGTCAGTTCCTGATTACACTCAATGAGAACTTCACCGGTTTCAGTGTCGACCACATCAGTCGCAACAACCTTACCGAGAACCTCACTCTCATCAATCGCAATCGTCTCAAGACCGCTTTCAGAAATCTTACGAATTGCTGCTTTGGTGAATTTGCGATTGGCCTTAACCAGAACATCGCCATTCGGAGCGACAACATCAAGAACGGTACGTTGACCGGCGAGCAGATCAAGATTAACCGTCTTGGTGTAGCCCTCAGCATTAATCTGCAACGTCTCGGTGTCGTAATAATATTTTAAAAGCTCCTCAGCGCTGTAACCCAATGCTTGCAACAGCACGGTTGCCGGCAACTTACGCCGACGGTCAATGCGCACATAGAGGATATCTTTATGGTCAAAATCGAAATCGAGCCACGAACCACGATAAGGAATCACCCGAGCATTATAAAGCAGCTTGCCACTCGAATGGGTTTTACCTTTGTCGTGATCGTAGAAAACACCGGGGGAGCGATGCAGCTGACTGACAATAACCCGCTCGGTGCCATTTATGATAAAGGTGCCGTTTTCAGTCATCAAAGGAATTTCACCGAAGTAAACTTCTTGTTCCTTGATATCGCGAATAGACTGCACACCGGTATCCTTGTCCACGTCCCATGAAACAAGACGAACACGGACTTTTACCGGAGCGGCAAAGGTCATACCACGCTGATGGCACTCTTCGACATCGTATTTAGGGACTTCCAGCACATAAGAGACATATTCCAATGAACATGTTTCACTGAAGTCGCGGATGGGAAAAACGGAGCGAAAAACCGCTTCAAGACCGATATTCTGACGGGCAGAAGCAGGCAGGTCCGCCTGAAGAAAGCGTTTATACGAGTTTTTCTGAATATCGATGAGATTGGGAATTTCGATAATTCGCTGAATTTCAGAAAAATGCTTGCGCAATAACTGGTTATTCGCGATCGAATAAGCCATGGCCACTCCTTAAGAAAAGAACGTAGAACAGCCAAGGCCGCAAAGACGACCTTGGCTTCGTGCAGAAATATCGAGGGATTTACTACTTGAGCTCGACAGAAGCGCCAGCTTCTTCGAGTTGTTTCTTGATGTCTTCAGCTTCTTCCTTAGCAGCAGCTTCTTTAACAGTGCTGGGAGCGCCGTCAACCATCTCTTTGGCTTCTTTGAGGCCCAGACCGGTAACAGAACGAACAACTTTGATAACGTTGATTTTCTTGTCGCCAGCGCCAGTCAGAACAACGTCAAACTCAGTCTTCTCTTCAGCAGCAGCACCGGCATCGCCAGCAGGGCCGGCAGCAGCAACAGCAACAGGAGCTGCAGCAGAAACACCAAATTTGTCTTCCAGTTCTTTTACCAGTTCAGACAGTTCAAGAACAGACATGTTCTCGATAAATTCAATTACTTGCTCTTTTGTGATATCAGCCATGATTTTTCTCCGTCAATATGATGAATGCTAAAGCACTTCGTTTACTAGTGATTATTGTTATGCAGCCTTCTGATCTCTGATGGCGCCAAGCACCTGAACCAGAGAACGTGGCACTGCAGCCAGAACACCAACAAAGTTGGATACCGGCGCATTGATCGATCCAAGCATTTTGCCCAACAGAACCTCGCGGCTCGGCAGTTCAGCCAATGCTTTCACTTCGCCTTCACTAAGGATTTTACCTTCAAGAACTGCTGTTTTCAGCTCAAAGAACTTACTGTCTTTGGCATATTCAGCCAGAACTTTTGCCGGTGCAACCGGATCTTCCTGGGCGATTGCAATTGCAGTCGGACCTTGAAGATAGTCACCCAGACACTCAAAATCGGTTCCCTTAGCAGCCAGACGAAGCAGGGTATTTTTTACAACGCGATACTCAACACCAGCACCACGAAGCTTACCACGCAACTCGTTAACTTCGTCGACATTCAATCCACGATAATCAGCAACAAACGCAGCTTTTGCCGTGGCCAGTTTGGCAGCGAACTCTTCAACAAGTTGTACTTTATTATCTGTAGCCATCCACTCTCCTCCTTTCCTAGATTTCTAGAAGTAATACTCCCTGTTCAGTCGTTGAAAACCGAAGGAAGATCACGGAGTGGTCTTTTTCAGTCTCGGCAGGCGTTGTTGCACATTAAACCACAGGGTACCTGCTGTCTTAGACAGGGAACTTACTAAACAACAGCGCCGGAGACACTCCGGCACTGCTGGTTATAGCGTTATTCAATTATGTTACTTCACCAGAGCCTGAATGCCCGGGACGTCAACCTGAATACCAGGCCCCATCGTACTTGAGAGACTGATTTTCTTCAGGTAGGTTCCCTTAGCCGTTGACGGCTTGGCTTTAACCAGAGCGTCCATCAGAGAAACAACATTGTCCTGAAGCTTGTCTGCATCAAAGGAGACCTTGCCAACCGGAGCATGGATAATACCGGCTTTTTCAACACGGTATTCTACTTTACCCGATTTGGACTCGCCAACAGCGCGGCCAACATCAAAGGTAACTGTTCCAACTTTCGGGTTCGGCATCAGGCCACGGGGACCAAGAAGGCGACCAATTTTACCGACAACACCCATCATATCAGGAGTTGCAATTGCGGTATCAAAGTCGAACCAACCGCCCTGGATTTTCTCAACAAGGTCATCGCCGCCGACAAAGTCGGCACCGGCATCGAGAGCTTCCTGTGCTTTTTCACCTTTGGCGAACACCAGAACGCGGACCGACTTACCCAAACCATGGGGAAGTACGACGGCACCACGAACCATCTGATCGGCCTTACGCGGGTCAACCCCGAGACGTACGGTCAGATCAACGGTCTCATCAAATTTGGCAAAAGCGGCCCCTTTGACCAATTCAACGGCGTCACTCAATGAATAAGCAACAGCTCTGTCAACTTTTCCTTTTGCAGCGATACTGTTTTTACCTGTAGCCATGTGCTGTCACTCCAACTTTATTCGACTTCAAGACCCATACTGCGTGCAGTACCAGCAATGGTGCGCACAGCCGCGTCTTCATCAAATGCATTCAGATCCGGCATCTTGATACGTGCAATCTCAAGAACCTGATCCATCGTTACCTTCCCAACCTTGTTCTTGTTGGGGACTCCGGACCCTTTGGCAATCTTCGCTGCTTTCAACAGCAGAACTGCTGCCGGTGGGGTCTTGGTGATAAAGCTGAAAGACCTGTCTGCAAAGACAGTGATTACAACAGGGATAATCATCCCATCATCACCTTGCGTCTTGGCATTAAATGCCTTGCAGAATTCCATGATATTAACACCATGTTGACCCAGTGCCGGGCCGACAGGAGGTGAAGGGTTTGCCTTACCCGCCGGAATTTGCAGCTTAATTTGTCCAACTACTTTCTTGGCCATTACCTACTCCTTAACTATTTGCCCAGCCTAACTGGTCTTTTCAACCTGTATAAAATCCAGCTCAACAGGGGTAACACGGCCAAATATACTTACCATGACCTTGAGCTTGCCCTTGTCAGGCTTAACATCTTCGACAATACCGGTAAAATTGAGAAACGGACCATCAACAACCCGAACCGTTTCACCAACTTCGTACTGAACTTTTGGCTTGGGACGCTCAGCTCCCTCTTCCATGCGCGCCGTGATCTTTTCTACTTCGGCATCAGGGATAGGAGGAGGTGTTGTACCGCCACCGACAAAACCAGTTACCTTGGCTGTGTCCTTGACGATATGCCACGTCTCATTATTCAATTCCATCTGAACTAAAATATAGCCAGGGAAAAACTTCCGCGTGGAAGTCTTACGCTCGCCATTCTTTAGCTCAACGACCACTTCGGACGGAACCAGAACCTCACCAAAAAGGTCCTCAGCTCCCAACATCTTAATTCGCTCTTCAAGGTTCAGCTTTACTTTATTTTCAAACCCTGAATATGTATGTACGCCATACCACTGCATCGCCATCGTCATGTTCCCTTTTTAGCTGAGCAAATTCTTCACAAGTACAGACAAGATATTGTCAACACCCCACAAGAATACTGCCACCAGCAACACAAAAGCGATCACCACCACCGTCGATGCATAGGTGTCCTTCCTGGTCGGCCAGGTCACCTTAATCAGTTCACTTTTAACGTTGCCGAGAAACCCCGATACCTTTGCAATCACGTAATAACCTCAAGACGTTGGAAGTAAAATTGGCAGGCCAGGAGGGATTCGAACCCCCAACACCCGGTTTTGGAGACCGGTGCTCTAGCCATTAGAGCTACTGGCCTGCAACACTTAAAACATAACGTTTCAGCTACTTCGTCTCACGATGCAGAGTGTGGCGACGATCAAAACGGCAATACTTCTTAAATTCAAGACGATCCGGAAGATTGCGCTTGTTCTTAGTCGTCGTATAGTTACGTTGCTTACACTCTGTGCACGCCAGAGTTATAATATCACTCATTTTTATTCTCCGCTGGCGCTCCCGAAAAAAACAGGAGCGCCAGTCAAAGGTTAACTATCTACTCAATAACTTCGCTGACAACACCGGCGCCGACAGTACGACCACCTTCGCGAATCGCGAAGCGCAGCTCTTTGTCCATGGCGATCGGGGTGATCATTTCGACGGTCATGGCGATGTTATCGCCAGGCATAACCATCTCAACACCTTCAGGCAGCTCTACAACACCGGTGACGTCAGTGGTACGGAAGTAGAACTGAGGACGATAGCCTTTGAAGAACGGCGTATGACGACCGCCCTCTTCTTTAGTCAGAATATAGGCTTCGGCCTTAAACTTGGTGTGAGGAGTGATGCTGCCGGGCTTGGCCAGAACTTGACCACGCTCAATATCTTCACGCTTAACACCGCGCAGCAACAGACCAACATTGTCGCCAGCCTGACCTTGATCGAGCAGCTTGCGGAACATCTCAACGCCGGTGACGGTTGTCTTGGTGGTAGCTTTCATGCCAACAATCTCAACTTCCTCACCAACTTTAACAATGCCACTCTCAACACGACCGGTAGCAACCGTACCACGACCTGAGATGGAGAAGACGTCCTCAACCGGCATCAGGAAGGCTTGATCGATTGCACGCTCAGGCTCGGGAACATAGGCATCAACCTCGTTCATCAGGTCGATGATGCATTGCTCCTCAGGAGCACCCTGGTCAGCTTCGAGAGCCTTAAGGGCGGAACCTGCAACGATAGGCAGGTCATCACCAGGAAAGTCATAAGCGG
The nucleotide sequence above comes from Desulfuromonas acetoxidans DSM 684. Encoded proteins:
- the rpoC gene encoding DNA-directed RNA polymerase subunit beta'; translation: MEDIFSLFERPKDPLSFDTIRLSLSSPETIRERSFGEVKKPETINYRTFKPERDGLFCAKIFGPVKDYECNCGKYKRMKHRGIVCEKCGVEVIPSKVRRERLAHIDLACPVAHIWFLKSLPSRIGTLLDMTLKELEKVLYFEAYVVLDKGDSQLEVGQILTEDKYRELMDEFAGQFTASMGAEAVRELLAALDLEEIAEELRVEMRESSSEAKRKKVAKRLKVINAFTRSGNRPEWMILETIPVLPPELRPLVPLDGGRFATSDLNDLYRRVINRNNRLKRLMELRAPEVIIRNEKRMLQEAVDALFDNGRRGRAITGPNKRPLKSLSDMLKGKGGRFRQNLLGKRVDYSGRSVIVVGPELKLHQCGLPKKMALELFKPFIYNKLEERGFCTTIKSAKKLVEKEKGEVWDVLEEVIKEHPVMLNRAPTLHRLGIQAFEPVLVEGKAIQLHPLVCTAFNADFDGDQMAVHLPLSIESQIEARVLMMSTNNILSPANGKPIIVPSQDMILGIYYMSRIRPFVLGSGKIFASESEVRIAYDSGEVDLQAGVKVRMCRADGTDPELIETSVGRVLLREVVPRVIPFDYINKVMTKKQVAELVDASFRLAGNKETVILADRLKQTGYRFSTIAGISICLDNMVVPESKQDYIDAAVAEVTEIQNQYTEGLITDGERYNKVVDIWAKCTEDIASTMLGDLSVDRFESESGETVEASSFNAIHMMADSGARGSAQQIRQLAGMRGLMAKPSGEIIETPITANFREGLTVLQYFISTHGARKGLADTALKTANSGYLTRRLVDVAQDAIITEKDCGTIDGILVSSLTEGGEVIESLGDRILGRAALEDVCDPVTGDVIVAANQEIDEVLVNKIEQAGIEKLYIRSVLTCKSRHGICATCYGRDLARGHMVNLGEAVGVIAAQSIGEPGTQLTMRTFHIGGTASRRAEQTSLEARFDGELQFSNLKTVVDREGHHVVMSRNGEIVIVDETGRERERHALVYGSRVMFDPGTKITAGALLAEWDPYTMPILTEVGGRVHFGDVISGVTMDEKVDDVTGLSRKVIIESKATDKRPRLTLKDEEGRSVKLPNGLAARYMLPVGANIIIPEDELVQAGDVLAKIPRETTKTKDITGGLPRVAELFEARKPKEFAVLTEIDGVVTFGKDSKGKRKVVVTPEVGEPIEYLIPKGKHINVHEGDNVLAGEPLMDGPRNPHDILRVLGEKELAKYLVDEVQEVYRLQGVAINDKHIETIVRQMLRRVRIIEVGDTDFLLDDQVSRVDFEIENDRIMEQDGQPAVGEPIMLGITKASLSTESFISAASFQETTKVLTQASIEGKVDHLRGLKENVIMGRLIPAGTGIVKYRSATLMTPEPEEEVVNAEEEETDDAVTAEEVSE
- the rpoB gene encoding DNA-directed RNA polymerase subunit beta: MAYSIANNQLLRKHFSEIQRIIEIPNLIDIQKNSYKRFLQADLPASARQNIGLEAVFRSVFPIRDFSETCSLEYVSYVLEVPKYDVEECHQRGMTFAAPVKVRVRLVSWDVDKDTGVQSIRDIKEQEVYFGEIPLMTENGTFIINGTERVIVSQLHRSPGVFYDHDKGKTHSSGKLLYNARVIPYRGSWLDFDFDHKDILYVRIDRRRKLPATVLLQALGYSAEELLKYYYDTETLQINAEGYTKTVNLDLLAGQRTVLDVVAPNGDVLVKANRKFTKAAIRKISESGLETIAIDESEVLGKVVATDVVDTETGEVLIECNQELTETGIQLLREKGITSVDVLFIDNLYVGPYLRDTLLQDTVNNPEDAMIEIYRRLRPGDPPTVRSATALFEGLFFNSERYDLSVVGRLKLNYKLGVETPLEHRTLTKEDILEVVRYLIDLRNGKGHVDDIDHLGNRRVRAVGELLENQYRVGLVRMERAIKERMSLQEVDSLMPHDLINSKPVSAVVKEFFGSSQLSQFMDQTNPLSEITHKRRLSALGPGGLTRERAGFEVRDVHPTHYGRVCPIETPEGPNIGLIASLSTYARINEHGFVETPYRLVQDGRVTSEIKYFSALEEEGHAIAQANAELDDDGCFVNEVINARQSGEFMMLRREDIQLMDVSPKQLVSVAAALIPFLENDDANRALMGSNMQRQAVPLLRADAPLVGTGMERIVAHDSGAAVVARHDGVVESVDASRIVVRIDEGQDDETGTGVDIYNLIKFIRSNQNTCLNQKPIVEVGDHVERGAIIADGPSTQWGELGLGQNVLVAFMPWEGYNFEDSILISEKLVKEDRYTSIHIEEFECVARDTKLGKEEITDDIPNLGDDALKDLDESGIIRIGAEVKPGDILVGKITPKGETQLSPEEKLLRAIFGEKAGDVRDTSLRVPPGVEGVVIGARVFSRKGSDKDSRTEKIEQHEIDKLLKDQNDEIRIIRESARHKLTDLLCGNKLAASVTDDDGKVLLKKNSVLEADQLEALSVARFQEISLVDGEAIEDRVAELMRGLADREELIKRVFSDKIDKIKRGDDLPPGVIKMVKIYIAIKRKLSVGDKMAGRHGNKGVLSRILPVEDMPYSEDGTPVEIVLNPLGVPSRMNVGQILEIHLGLAARGLGNQIQEVLDRQHTHNELREKIKDVYDDQELNPFLDDLSEMDVNKLAKRLAPGIPMATPVFEGVSESMIKEQITRSGFSPSGQMTLYNGKTGEAFKEKVTVGIMYMLKLHHLVDDKIHARSIGPYSLVTQQPLGGKAQFGGQRLGEMEVWAMEAYGASHALQEFLTVKSDDVAGRTRMYEAIVKGRHTLEAGLPESFNVLIKELQSLCLDVELLEDEEK
- the rplL gene encoding 50S ribosomal protein L7/L12 codes for the protein MADITKEQVIEFIENMSVLELSELVKELEDKFGVSAAAPVAVAAAGPAGDAGAAAEEKTEFDVVLTGAGDKKINVIKVVRSVTGLGLKEAKEMVDGAPSTVKEAAAKEEAEDIKKQLEEAGASVELK
- the rplJ gene encoding 50S ribosomal protein L10 → MATDNKVQLVEEFAAKLATAKAAFVADYRGLNVDEVNELRGKLRGAGVEYRVVKNTLLRLAAKGTDFECLGDYLQGPTAIAIAQEDPVAPAKVLAEYAKDSKFFELKTAVLEGKILSEGEVKALAELPSREVLLGKMLGSINAPVSNFVGVLAAVPRSLVQVLGAIRDQKAA